In Zingiber officinale cultivar Zhangliang chromosome 3B, Zo_v1.1, whole genome shotgun sequence, a single window of DNA contains:
- the LOC121967132 gene encoding 30S ribosomal protein S17-like yields the protein MKQVVGIVVSNKMQKSVVVAVDRLFHHKLYNRYVKRTSKFMAHDEKNECSIGDRVRLDPSRPLSKRKNWIVAEILRKARVYVKPSPAAQAFGESAVGSSAPQSLPSA from the exons ATGAAGCAGGTAGTGGGGATCGTCGTATCCAACAAGATGCAGAAGTCGGTGGTGGTGGCTGTGGATCGGTTGTTTCATCACAAGCTCTATAATCGCTATGTGAAGCGCACCAGCAAATTCATGGCGCACGACGAGAAAAATGAGTGCTCCATCGGTGACCGA GTAAGGCTGGATCCTTCAAGGCCATTGAGCAAAAGAAAGAACTGGATTGTCGCCGAGATATTGCGGAAGGCAAGAGTCTATGTTAAACCATCTCCTGCTGCTCAAGCTTTTGGTGAATCAGCTGTTGGTTCGAGTGCACCCCAGAGCTTGCCTTCTGCATGA
- the LOC121967130 gene encoding probable methyltransferase PMT2, with protein MALKSSSGEGRTRRSVSLIIIVGLCCFFYILGAWQRSGFGRGDSIALQVTKQTECTIAPNLNFETHHAGSGNLNDLKDSQVKKFKACHDRYTDYTPCQDQKRAMTFPRDNMIYRERHCPREDEKLHCLIPAPKGYVAPFPWPKSRDYVPYANVPYKSLTVEKAVQNWVQYEGNVFRFPGGGTQFPQGADKYIEQLASVIPIENGIVRTALDTGCGVASWGAYLLKKNVLAMSFAPRDSHEAQVQFALERGVPAVIGVLGSIKLPYPSRAFDMAHCSRCLIPWGENDGIYLKEVDRVLRPGGYWVLSGPPINWKANYQAWQRKKEDLEEEQRKIEEIARLLCWEKVSEKSEIAIWRKRINAESCPGRKDDSSMNICKEVNSNDVWYKNMEPCITPYPKVSSVEKVAGGELKPFPERLNAIPPSIASGSVPGISVKSFQEDIKQWQGHVQAYKKINKLLDTGRYRNIMDMNARLGSFAATIESPKLWVMNVVPTLAELSTLGVIYERGLIGIYHDWCEAFSTYPRTYDLIHANGVFSLYKNKCQAEDILLEMDRILRPEGAVIFRDDVEVLLKVKKIISSMRWNAKLVDHEDGPLLPEKILVAVKQYWVGGRESKDEESAEQLVDRVGSGNGS; from the exons ATGGCTTTAAAGTCCAGTTCTGGTGAAGGGAGGACAAGGAGATCAGTGTCCCTCATCATCATTGTTGGCCTCTGTTGCTTCTTCTATATATTGGGAGCATGGCAGAGAAGTGGATTTGGAAGGGGCGATAGTATCGCActccaagtcactaagcaaactGAATGCACAATAGCACCAAATCTGAATTTTGAGACCCACCATGCTGGCTCAGGAAACCTGAATGATCTCAAAGATTCTCAAGTCAAAAAATTTAAGGCATGCCACGACCGCTATACTGACTACACTCCGTGCCAGGATCAGAAGCGAGCAATGACCTTTCCTCGAGATAACATGATATACAGAGAGAGGCATTGCCCAAGAGAGGATGAGAAATTGCATTGTCTTATACCAGCACCTAAGGGATATGTTGCTCCTTTCCCATGGCCTAAGAGCCGTGATTATGTTCCCTACGCCAACGTACCATACAAAAGCTTGACAGTTGAGAAGGCTGTTCAGAATTGGGTTCAGTATGAGGGCAATGTGTTCAGATTTCCTGGTGGAGGAACACAGTTCCCTCAAGGAGCTGATAAATATATCGAGCAACTCGCATCTGTTATTCCAATTGAAAATGGTATTGTCAGGACTGCATTGGACACAGGATGTGGG GTTGCTAGTTGGGGTGCTTATCTACTGAAAAAGAATGTGTTAGCTATGTCTTTTGCTCCTAGGGACTCTCACGAGGCACAGGTACAGTTTGCCCTAGAACGAGGTGTCCCTGCAGTCATTGGAGTTCTTGGATCAATTAAGCTTCCATACCCATCCAGAGCCTTTGATATGGCTCACTGTTCACGGTGCTTAATTCCATGGGGCGAAAATG ATGGAATTTACTTAAAGGAAGTTGATCGGGTTTTGAGGCCTGGTGGTTATTGGGTGCTTTCAGGCCCCCCAATCAACTGGAAAGCTAACTATCAGGCATGGCAACGTAAGAAGGAAGATCTTGAGGAGGAACAAAGGAAGATTGAGGAAATCGCAAGGCTTCTTTGCTGGGAGAAGGTCAGTGAGAAGTCTGAAATCGCTATTTGGAGGAAAAGAATTAATGCTGAATCATGCCCAGGGAGGAAAGATGATAGCAGTATGAATATATGCAAAGAAGTGAATTCAAATGATGTATG GTACAAGAATATGGAGCCCTGCATAACACCATATCCTAAGGTTAGTAGTGTTGAAAAAGTTGCAGGAGGAGAACTAAAGCCATTCCCTGAGAGGTTAAATGCTATTCCACCAAGCATAGCTAGTGGTTCTGTACCCGGCATCTCAGTGAAATCCTTTCAAGAAGATATCAAGCAGTGGCAAGGGCATGTTCAAGCTTATAAGAAAATTAACAAGTTACTTGATACTGGAAGGTACCGAAACATAATGGATATGAATGCCAGATTGGGTAGTTTTGCAGCAACAATTGAATCTCCAAAGTTGTGGGTGATGAATGTTGTTCCCACATTAGCTGAACTATCCACCTTAGGTGTGATTTACGAACGTGGGTTGATTGGCATATATCATGACTG GTGTGAAGCTTTTTCAACTTACCCAAGGACTTACGATCTCATACACGCCAATGGTGTTTTCAGCCTGTACAAGAACAA ATGCCAAGCTGAAGACATCCTTCTTGAAATGGATCGCATTCTGCGGCCAGAGGGTGCAGTTATATTTCGCGATGATGTTGAAGTTCTCCTAAAGGTGAAGAAGATAATCAGTAGCATGAGATGGAATGCTAAGCTGGTTGATCACGAGGATGGACCCCTGCTTCCTGAGAAGATATTGGTGGCTGTAAAGCAGTACTGGGTCGGTGGCCGCGAAAGTAAGGATGAAGAGTCAGCGGAACAACTTGTGGATCGAGTTGGCAGCGGAAATGGATCCTAA
- the LOC121968455 gene encoding protein LURP-one-related 6-like, whose product MAGGLATKFPVVSKAYCSLSQTTLMIRKRPRNINGGGFVAMDTSQVVAFAVDGCCVLGVNGECMVKDGNGNSILFISKKQGGVLQAVSFNEQWRGFLMDFEMTSKLVFTLHEAKSWLVMNGSVKIFLEAKENGRSSWDFEVLGSFTDRACTIMDRRGNVVAEVKGEEKIASKEFYSVVVQPGHDQAFVIAVIAILDYINGESTRC is encoded by the exons ATGGCTGGTGGATTGGCAACTAAGTTCCCAGTGGTAAGTAAGGCATATTGTTCACTCTCGCAGACGACATTAATGATAAGGAAGAGGCCTCGCAACATCAATGGGGGTGGTTTTGTGGCCATGGATACCAGTCAAGTCGTAGCTTTTGCAGTGGATGGTTGCTGCGTGCTCGGTGTTAACGGAGAGTGCATGGTGAAGGATGGTAATGGAAATTCCATACTTTTCATTAGTAAAAAG CAAGGAGGTGTTCTGCAAGCAGTTAGCTTCAACGAACAATGGAGAGGCTTCCTTATGGATTTTGAGATGACAAGCAAGTTGGTCTTTACCCTACACGAGGCCAAATCTTGGCTTGTAATGAATGGGAGtgtgaaaatatttttggaagCCAAAGAGAACGGGAGAAGCTCATGGGACTTTGAGGTGCTTGGATCTTTTACTGACAGGGCTTGCACAATCATGGACAGAAGAGGCAACGTTGTGGCAGAG GtgaaaggagaggagaagattgCAAGCAAGGAGTTCTACAGTGTGGTGGTGCAGCCGGGCCATGACCAAGCATTTGTCATCGCTGTGATTGCCATTCTTGACTACATTAATGGGGAGTCCACTAGGTGTTGA
- the LOC121967131 gene encoding kinesin-like protein KIN-14Q, whose product MAFEGSISLSVVEDVLKQHESRMCDIDLASRKEEQAAMRRYEAAAWLRGIVGVAGARDFPEEPTEEEFRLGLRNGIVLCNVLNKVQPGAVSKVIEAPADSASIPDGPALSAFQYFENLRNFLDALEELALPTFEASDLQQGGKGSRVVNSILALKSYGEKQARRKGSSKSGGIVKHSSTGKHFVRRNSEPFMYSLSRSQPIQDGGSLEQNFSIDFSVESSEMISPSLSMLVRTLISDKKPEEIPLVVESMLTKVMQDFEHHIARKQEMMDKTLKEINETSLFYGASNSMEIQPTCCVNKLKVIDETASLHESNNLTEIQSTPCENKVNMTDETGSLYEASNSSEIQNTCFDNKMPESESSYTCPRAEDFTMSLRGQEQAKEKLLKQCLLIEKQKREIDELKYALLATRESVEFLKTQYSEEFNNLGKHMQILTHAASGYQKVLEENRKLYNHVQDLKGNIRVYCRVRPFLPGKPSNNLTTVDHLDDGSITISTPTKYGKEGHKLFSFNRVFGPSVTQEEVFCDTKPLIRSILDGYNVCIFAYGQTGAGKTYTMSGPKELTEEDYGVNYRALNDLFQISGQRKDTICYEISVQMIEIYNEQVRDLLNDGPHKKLDIRNSSQNGMAVPDANLVPVTSTEEVIELMNLGQKNRAVCSTSMNERSSRSHSCLTIHVHGRELASGSVHRGCLHLVDLAGSERVNKSEVIGDRLKEAQHINKSLAALGDVIYALAQKNSHVPYRNSKLTQLLQDSLGGQAKTLMFIHISPEIDALSETLSTLKFAERVATIELGAAKTNKDNGELRELRQQVASLQVALAKKEEETLGSTMSSPDIYRMKSSPTSPGCRNQIQTMEDLGNIESCSASMERADIDVANDEDPLRDWVRDNVHGPDSLDQGYIPDVRVFRDRHTSRPNSVTTDDYDELDFATSDSSEQEMILQSQSSNGKASNAVNGGLRIKRPQSGSTKGSELRTPRAHMPSPSRKISTTPPSSQLVKGSPARQQAASDGKRRQNDNGRMATSK is encoded by the exons ATGGCGTTTGAAGGGTCCATTTCGTTGTCGGTGGTGGAGGACGTGCTAAAGCAGCACGAATCGAGGATGTGCGACATCGACTTGGCGTCGAGGAAGGAGGAGCAAGCAG CAATGAGAAGGTATGAGGCAGCTGCATGGCTTAGGGGAATAGTTGGGGTTGCTGGTGCGAGGGATTTTCCAGAAGAGCCTACTGAGGAGGAATTCAGGCTAGGACTAAGGAATGGAATTGTTCTCTGCAACGTGCTCAACAAGGTTCAGCCTGGAGCAGTGTCCAAG GTGATTGAAGCTCCTGCGGATTCAGCTTCCATTCCTGATGGGCCTGCTCTATCAGCATTTCAGTACTTCGAGAATTTGAGGAACTTCCTTGATGCCCTAGAAGAATTGGCTCTCCCCACATTTGAGGCATCTGATCTACAGCAG GGTGGTAAAGGGTCTAGGGTTGTTAATTCTATTCTGGCTCTAAAATCATATGGTGAGAAACAAGCACGGAGGAAAGGTTCCTCCAAGTCTGGTGGAATTGTGAAACATTCAAGCACTGGAAAACACTTTGTGAGGAGAAACTCAGAACCTTTCATGTATTCTCTCTCTAGAAGTCAACCAATTCAGGATGGTGGGTCATTGGAGCAGAACTTCAGCATTGATTTTTCAGTAGAATCTTCTGAAATG ATATCACCCTCTCTGAGCATGCTTGTACGCACCCTTATATCAGATAAAAAGCCTGAAGAAATCCCTTTG GTAGTTGAATCAATGTTAACAAAAGTAATGCAAGATTTTGAGCATCATATTGCAAGGAAACAGGAGATG ATGGATAAAACATTGAAAGAGATAAATGAAACCAGTTTGTTTTATGGAGCAAGCAATTCAATGGAGATTCAGCCAACATGCTGTGTGAATAAG TTGAAAGTAATTGATGAAACTGCATCCCTCCACGAATCAAACAATTTGACAGAGATTCAGTCCACTCCCTGTGAGAATAAG GTGAACATGACTGATGAAACTGGTTCCCTCTACGAAGCAAGCAATTCATCAGAGATTCAGAACACTTGCTTTGACAATAAG ATGCCAGAATCAGAAAGTTCTTACACGTGTCCAAGAGCTGAAGATTTTACCATGAGCTTGAGGGGTCAAGAACAAGCAAAAGAAAAACTTCTGAAGCAGTGTTTACTAATTGAGAAGCAAAAAAGAGAAATTGAT GAACTGAAGTATGCACTCCTAGCAACCAGAGAGAGTGTAGAGTTTCTAAAGACACAATACTCAGAGGAATTTAACAATCTAG GAAAGCATATGCAAATCCTAACTCATGCAGCTTCCGGGTATCAGAAGGTTCTTGAAGAAAACAGGAAGTTGTATAATCATGTACAGGATCTTAAAG GAAACATTAGGGTGTATTGCCGTGTGAGGCCTTTCTTACCTGGAAAACCTAGTAATAATTTGACCACTGTTGATCATCTTGATGATGGAAGCATTACAATTAGCACCCCAACGAAATATGGAAAAGAAGGTCATAAATTGTTTAGCTTCAACAGAGTTTTTGGCCCATCTGTTACTCAAG AGGAGGTTTTTTGTGACACAAAACCTTTGATTCGATCAATTCTTGATGGTTATAATGTCTGCATCTTTGCATATGGACAAACTGGAGCTGGAAAAACTTATACCATG AGTGGACCCAAAGAACTCACGGAGGAGGACTATGGAGTAAATTATAGGGCACTAAATGACTTGTTTCAGATCTCAGGACAAAGAAAGGATACAATTTGTTATGAAATTTCTGTTCAGATGATTGAGATATACAATGAGCAAGTCAGGGATCTCCTTAATGATGGTCCTCATAAAAA ATTGGACATTCGTAATAGTTCTCAGAATGGGATGGCTGTGCCTGATGCAAACTTGGTTCCTGTCACATCAACTGAAGAAGTAATTGAACTAATGAACCTTGGTCAGAAGAATCGTGCTGTTTGTTCAACTTCCATGAATGAGCGTAGCAGTCGCTCTCACAG TTGCCTAACGATTCATGTTCATGGAAGAGAGTTGGCATCTGGATCTGTTCATAGAGGATGCCTTCATCTTGTTGATTTGGCAGGCAGTGAAAGGGTTAATAAATCGGAGGTTATAGGAGATAGGCTCAAAGAAGCACAACACATAAATAAATCTTTAGCAGCTCTAGGAGATGTAATATATGCCCTCGCTCAAAAGAATTCACATGTTCCTTACAGGAATAGCAAACTTACACAACTCCTACAGGACTCTCTTG GGGGACAAGCTAAGACATTGATGTTTATACACATAAGCCCTGAGATTGATGCACTGAGTGAGACTTTAAGCACTCTCAAGTTCGCAGAGCGAGTTGCAACAATTGAGCTTGGTGCAGCAAAGACGAACAAGGACAACGGGGAACTGAGAGAACTCAGACAGCAG GTAGCTAGTCTTCAAGTGGCATTAGCTAAGAAAGAGGAAGAGACCCTTGGAAGTACAATGTCCAGCCCTGACATTTACAGGATGAAATCTAGCCCGACATCTCCTGGATGTCGAAACCAGATTCAGACAATGGAGGATTTGGGGAATATTGAG AGCTGTTCAGCATCGATGGAGAGGGCAGACATTGATGTAGCCAATGATGAGGATCCACTGAGGGACTGGGTTAGAGATAATGTTCATGGTCCTGATTCACTTGACCAGGGATATATTCCTGATGTGAGAGTGTTCAGAGATAGGCATACAAGCCGGCCTAATTCTGTCACAACTGATGATTATGATGAATTAGATTTTGCAACTAGTGATTCTTCAGAGCAAGAAATGATATTGCAGTCGCAATCTAGCAATGGAAAAGCCAGTAATGCAGTCAACGGCGGATTGAGAATCAAGCGGCCTCAGTCAGGTTCAACTAAAGGCTCTGAGTTGAG GACACCTCGCGCCCACATGCCATCTCCATCAAGGAAGATATCAACTACACCACCATCTAGCCAACTAGTAAAAGGCTCACCGGCAAGGCAACAAGCAGCTTCTGATGGAAAACGAAGACAAAATGATAATGGTAGGATGGCTACCTCAAAATAG